The genomic DNA CTGGCAGTTTCGCAAGAAACGGGTTGCCCATCCATTCGTGTTCTTTAAGAGCTATCCCGTGGCGCGCTTAGCGTCGATCGTGGTCTTAGTAACCGTAGGGGCGGCCATCTTGTTTACGTTGATTGCACCAGTGATGAGCGGACAGTGGTCCACTACGTTATGGATGATTCTTGGTCCCGGCCTTTTTATTACGGTGGCGCTACTGTGGTCGCGAAAAACCGACTAACTTATTTAAATTACAGAACAAAAGAAGCTTGTCAGGTGGATTACTGACAAGCTTCTTTCCTATACAAATAAAATGGTCCTGACGGGAGGTAATGATTTCAGTGATGGGGTTATTACAACCGATAGCCCCAACCAGTGGCCGTCCCGGCATATTTCATAATGAGGAAGCTCCGGTGGCTCAATAAAAAAGGAGTGGTCTGAGACCACTCCCGTTAAATCGTTGTTTAGAATGAACGAACGACCAACAAAATTCCGAAGAACATGAGGTAAAAAGCAATTAAGAAGAGGCTGGTACTGACCCCTAATATCGGATTGAATAACAGCACAATTCCTAAGATTAAGCCGATTACTCCTAAGATAACCGTAAACCAGAAGTAACCCTTGTGGTTTTTGCTGATGTACCGGCTTGCCCAGAGTTCAAAGAGTGAATCAACAATGAACGAAATGGATAGAACTACCCAGAGGTAGATGCCACCCAAACCAGGCATGAAGATAATCAAAACCCCAAGGATCAAGTCAAGGATGGCACTGATAATCATCCAAGTATTGCTGATCCCCAGTGTCTTATCAATGGCACTTAAATC from Fructilactobacillus ixorae includes the following:
- a CDS encoding HdeD family acid-resistance protein; translated protein: MFSSERKFDPFTLVVGILFAILSLVILKYPNGSLMVVAYIIAFALIMEGIFKLADLSAIDKTLGISNTWMIISAILDLILGVLIIFMPGLGGIYLWVVLSISFIVDSLFELWASRYISKNHKGYFWFTVILGVIGLILGIVLLFNPILGVSTSLFLIAFYLMFFGILLVVRSF